Sequence from the Mauremys mutica isolate MM-2020 ecotype Southern chromosome 2, ASM2049712v1, whole genome shotgun sequence genome:
TATTCACTGCAGGAAAGGCCCATTGGCCACGGGCAGGATTTCATCTCAACCAGGGCCCGCCTCAGGGGGAGACACTGTCGCGTACACGGCCCCTGCCCTGTGGGTGAAGGGGCCCCAGGCCCAGCACCTCGCACACCTAGCAATGCCGGCGCTGACGGGCCCCGGGGCTGCCCTGGGCAGTGCCCCCCATGCTCCGGGCCACACGCTCCAGGCGTTCCAGGCTccagcaggcagggcagggtttgcagaaacaccccagggagAGCTCCAGGCCCATGCTGGAGGCAGCGGCCAAGCCTGGCCTTGGACACAGCAGGGCCAGGCTCCCCCTCCTGCAAACAGACCACTAGGCCCCAcccgcagcctcctccccagCTGTAGCAGGAGTCCCCCCATCTACCGTCACTGCCCCTGGGCCCCCATGCTCCCCACGCCCAGGGCATTGCACCGAGCAGGCTCTGTTAAGCCCCATCCCACTGACAGCTCCTCAGGTTTCTGGCCACCGGCTGTGCAGCCCAGCCGGGGCCGTGCCGGGGCCGCTGGCACTCAGCGCCGAGCAGCGGACACGCGTTCCCGGCCTGCAGAGCCACGAGCTGGGTCCCGTCCCCACTGAGCTCAGCCGCAGCCCCAGGGAGGAACTGACCTGCGGAgcgagagcagggtggggggatgtctgggaggggggcacaggcagagccggGCTCAGCCCCACCCAGGCACCTGGGAtcccaggagctggggagggggaggaagggaaggagaagcaggGGCTCTCTGGAGAACCCCCCTGGAGCTCCTGCCCTGTCCTCCTACCCCAGCCGCTGTCCAATCAGAACTCAGATCCGGTGGCCGCAgggcccagctccgccccctcagtCCAGTTTCTCCAGCACCGAGGGCACGTAGACCAGGCTGAGCTCGCTGCCGAAGTTGCAGACGATGGCAGCGTTCTCCAGCACCAGGATCTGCCGGGCCGGCTGCGACTCGTTGCTCTTCCCCAGGTAGACGGTCTGCAGCAGGTCGCCGTAGCCGATGTCCCAGAAGGAGACGCAGCCCTGGCCTCCCGTCACCAGCAGGTTATCGGAGATCACCCCCAGGCTGGCCCCGCACCCCAGGTCCTGCGCCAGGAAGAGAGGGGAGAGCGTCAGAGACGCACGGCCCCCCGCAGGCAGGGACTGAGCCCCGGGGCCATggctacaggacaggcccagccACCCCCATCAGTGCATCCCCTGCGCCAGAGCAGCCACCCCCAGGGCTGTGTCCCCACGTGCCCGTGGCCTCTCGGCTGCCCCTGCCGGGGACACAGCAGAGAccgcggggcagtgggggagctgagagagccTGGCCTGAGACCCGGGCTCCCCATGGGGCCTCGAGCAAGTCCCTTGGTTCAGCTCCACGAGGTTGAGCCCAGTCTGTTCCTCCTagtctgctctcagctcccctcTGCCCGAGGGGGGGAaccgccctgccccccggggGGTAGTGGGGGCCTCCGACATTACAGTAacgggggctcagagcaggagtGCCGccggcttttttgccgccctaggcggcagaaggtctcgcccccgaaatgccgccgcccacagaggcggcagaaggtcccgcccccaaaatgtgGCCAAAGATCTGACTGCCGCAGTCGCTGCCCCCGAACTGTTAGTGCCCTTggcaaccacctaggtcgcctaatgggttgcgctggcCCTGGCCCAGAGAGGTGTGTGGGATCGGGGGCTCCCAAACCTTTCCATGCCGGGCTCACCCCTGGtaggggagccctggggcactgACACCAACTCAGATTGTTCTTGTGGGGAGAGATTTTTCAGCTCTGCTTCCCCCCGTCCACATCTGGCCCTGCTTCCCAtcccccccgttccccatccggccctgctccacccccatccctgctccccgtTCTGTCCAcatccagccctgccccgccccccccagtccaacatccagccctgctccacccccatccctgctccccgtTCTGTCCAcatccagccctgccccgccccccccaggccaacatccagccctgctccacccccatccctgctccctgccctgtccacatccagccctgtgcccccatcCCACAtccgaccctgctcccctcctccccctcccttccctgctcccccatcccataTCCCCCTGCattcctgctccccacccagttccacctccggccctgctccccaccccggaGGTGTCCCTGAGAGGAGTTGCTgtggcagcccagagctcacagATGCTCCGACAGTGGAACAGACGCCCCGTCCCTGCgccgcagctccctgccaggccggggggtggggaacgAGCCCTGGGAGGGTCCAGGCTCTCGCAGCCGACTCCACGCAGCTCCACCCGCCGCCTCGGGACAGGTCCATAAACAGCCTCCTGCCCGGCCCGCACGGCTccccgcctcctgcaccccactggctGGCAAACGCTGGCTGAGCCGGGCTAGGCAGGCGCAGTGGCCTGGACACCCCCAGGTCCTGTCAGAGCTTGCACAGCCTCTGCCCTTGGAACAAGGAAGCCCCCGCCAGGGATCTGACCATGAAACTAACCCCCCCCCAGCAGACACACGCCCCACAACGCTCCCCACGGATCAGGGGCGTCGGCACCTCCCGGCCCCCCGCCTGGGCCCTGCACCTGCCTGCTGGATGGAATAGAGTTTGATCCCGGAGCTTCGGTCCCAGATGCTGATCACGTCGTCCAAGCCGCTGCTGATCACGCAGGAGGTAGTGCAGGTCAGCGAGGTGACGTCCCCGCGGTGGGCGTACATGTGACTGACCCTGCTTCCTGTCAGCACGTCCCAAAGGCAGATGGCGCCATCCTGGCCCCCGCTCGCTAGCCCCATCGCCTGCAAGGCCATGGGCCAAGAGTCTGAGCCGTGACCCCTGGGGCGGCCCTCCCCGGCGTCCGTCCCCTGGCACTGCAGCACGGCTCACTCAGTCCTACCCGGGACAATGGGGTTCCCACCCAGGCTCAGAGCAACACCCTGCCCTAAGTTTTAGAGAGCCATGGTCTCTGTGGCTAGGCTGTAAGCGGCAAGGCTGGCGTCTGGCACATTCCCCTTACTGCCTATGGGTCAGAGAGGAGGACCGTGGGGCAGAGGGGCCCAGTTTGTTACTGCGGGGTTGCCAAGCCAGGTTTGCAGCAAGTCACTGTGCCAGGCCTCCACCACCCAGCTCCTGCCCAGATGGGCTGCAGAGGGCCTGGCGCGGTGCCCAGCCTGTGcccacccccccccacggcagcccAGGGGGTGCTCCCAGGGAGATGAGCCCAGCTAAAGGCCAGCTCCCGTCGGGGCAGGACTTCCCACAGGGGGTACAAAAGGCAGCACTGGGCCAAGCTCCTCCTTGATGTGACTCTGCCGATGTCAGTGCCGCTGCTTTCGTTAGCGTCACGCCAGGGATTCGGTCCCTCGTCTAGGACCCCCTCAGAGCTGTGCCCCCAGCACACCTGCCAGCCTGGGCACTCGGGGCCACGCCAGCTCCCAACAGGTAGAGGAAACAACCCAGAAAGTGCCACCTGTAGGACCAGGGATCCCTGGCCTGAAGCCAGCAGTGCTCTGGCTGGGAGGGTGAGCACGACCCTCCTCATCTGCTAGCGCACCGGCTGGCTGCCTGCCATAGCGTAGCACTGAGGGGAGGCCCCGAACCCCGCCCATGCCCTGAGCTCTCCGGCTTGGCAGACAGCCCTGGTCTCCCCGTTCAGGGCCGTACCTGGTCTATGTACACAGCTGTGATTGCTCCTGAGTGACCCTGCAGTGTGAACAAGCAGCAGGAATCTTCCAGCCGATACACCTGCAGGGGAGAGAGAACCCAGCCTGAGGCAGCGAGCTACGAACCGCCCACCCCGCTAGAGCAGCAGGGCTCTCGTCCTTAACCCCCTTGGGTCTGACTTACTCCCTCagggacagagaataagacagagaatatcttattgcccttatataaatccatggtacgcccacatcttgaatactgtgtacagatgtggtggtctcatctcaaaaaagatagactggcactagaaaaggttcagagaagggcaactaaaatgattaggggtaacgggtcccacatgaggagagattaaagaggctaggtcttttcagcttggaaaagaggagactaaggggggatatgatagaggtctataaaatcatgagtgatgtggagaaagtggataaggaaaagttatttacttgttcccacaatacaagaactaggggccaccaaatgaaattaatgggcagcaggtttaaaacaaatacaaggaagtttttcttcacacagcgcacagtcaacttgtggaactccttgcctgaggaggttgtgaagggtaggactataacagcgtttaaaagagaactagataaattcatggtggttaagtccattaatggctattagccaggatgggtaaggaatggtgtccctagcctctgtttgtcagaggatggagatggatggcaggagagagatcacttgatcattacctgttaggttcactccctctggggcacctggcattggtcactgtcagcagacagggcactgggcgggatggacctttggtctgacccagtctggccgttcttatgttcttggtgCACTAGTGTCTAGCAGAGGgccctccagagcccagcgcccGGCAGTGATGTCATCCCCGCGTCCCCCCCTCGCCCTCAGTGACCCCCAAGGGCAGAGTGTTCTCTGCTGGCCACAGGGGAGGCCAGAGGAAGTGCCGCAGCTGGCAGCTCTCATGGCCCAGGCCACATTTCTAGACAGATGCAGCAGGAGCCGTGACCCAGGGGGTCAGCAAGGAGCTCTGGCCTGCAAACCCTCCCGGACCAGGGCCACATGCAAAGGGGCAACACCAGCATCTGCCCGCAGAATCTGGAGGGCAGTGGATTGACCTCACTCTACCAAGCCAACCTCATCCGTGCCCTGCCCGCACACGGACACGCCCCGTACACCTGTACTCCGCTCTGCTCTGCACACGGACACGCCCCGTACACCTGTACTCCGCTCCGCACACGGACACGCCCCGTACACCTGTACTCCGCTCTGCTCTGCACACGGACACGCCCCGTACACCTGTACTCTGTGTGTGGAGCGGACACACCCCATACACCTGTATTCCGCTCTGCTCTGCACACGGACACGCCCCATACACCTGTACTCCGCTCCGCACACGGACACGCCCCGTACACCTGTACTCCGCTCTGCTCTGCACACGGACACGCCCCGTACACCTGTACTCCGCTCCGCACACGGACACGCCCCGTACACCTGTACTCCGCTCCGCACACGGACACGCCCCGTACGCCTGTACTCCGCTCCGCACACGGACACGCCCCGTACGCCTGTACTCCGCTCCACACACGGACACGCCCCATACACCTGTACTCCGCTCCGCTCACGGACACGCCCCGTACACCTGTACTCCGCTCCGCACACGGACACGCCCCGTACACCTGTACTCTGCTCCGCACACGGACACGCCCCGTACACCTGTACTCCGCTCCGCACACGGACACGCCCCGTACACCTGTACTCTGCTCTGCACATGGACACGCCCTGTACACCTGTACTCCGCTCCACACACGGACACGCCCCGTACACCTGTACTCTGCTCTGCACATGGACACGCCCCGTACACCTGTACTCCGCTCCGCACACGGACACGCCCCGTACACCTGTACTCCGCTCCGCACACGGACACGCCCCGTACACCTGTACTCTGCTCTGCACACGGACACGCCCCGTACACGAGTACTCCGCTCCGCACACGGACACGCCCCGTACACCTGTACTCCGCTCCGCACACGGACACGCCCCGTACACGAGTACTCCGCTCCGCACACGGACACGCCCCGTACACCTGTACTCCGCTCTGCACACGGACACGCCCCGTACACCTGTACTCCGCTCCGCACACGGACACGCCCCGTACACCTGTACTCTGCTCTGCACATGGACACGCCCCGTACACGAGTACTCCGCTCCGCACACGGACACGCCCCGTGCACGTGTACTCCGCTCCGCACACGGACACGCCCCGTGCACGTGTACTCCGTGTGTGGAGCGGACACACTCCATACACCTGCACTCC
This genomic interval carries:
- the LOC123363088 gene encoding uncharacterized protein LOC123363088; protein product: MGLVGTRVWRGVHVGACPCAEQRTRVLGVSVCRAEYMCTGCVRVRSGVQVYGVCPCAERHTRVLGVSVCRAEYMCMGHVREQRGVHMFGAFLCRAEYMWLGRVRVRSSVHMYGMFLCRGKYLCKGCVHVRRGVQVYGACLYVERSTGVWGVSVCRVECRCMECVRSTHGVHVHGACPCAERSTRARGVSVCGAEYSCTGRVHVQSRVQVYGACPCAERSTGVRGVSVCRAEYRCTGRVRVRSGVLVYGACPCAERSTGVRGVSVCGAEYSCTGRVRVQSRVQVYGACPCAERSTGVRGVSVCGAEYRCTGRVHVQSRVQVYGACPCVERSTGVQGVSMCRAEYRCTGRVRVRSGVQVYGACPCAEQSTGVRGVSVCGAEYRCTGRVRERSGVQVYGACPCVERSTGVRGVSVCGAEYRRTGRVRVRSGVQVYGACPCAERSTGVRGVSVCRAERSTGVRGVSVCGAEYRCMGRVRVQSRAEYRCMGCVRSTHRVQVYGACPCAEQSGVQVYGACPCAERSTGVRGVSVCRAERSTGVRGVSVCGQGTDEVGLVE